A stretch of the Thermoanaerobaculia bacterium genome encodes the following:
- a CDS encoding TlyA family RNA methyltransferase: MKSPPKIRLDELLVKRGLAETRHQAQIMIRMGKVLTPDRRLEKPGQAVPEDLEIVIDSGPKYVSRGGYKLEGALQDLQLTVTDWICIDVGSSTGGFTDCLLQKGAQKVYAVDVGKHLLHERLLADPRVISVTVNARHLTSGDISEKADLITIDVSFIGIAKLIPALAPLIRSGGLILSMVKPQFECEPRQAPRGVVRNPDHIRQAVDRVAQAFIEAGFHRKGDTPSRVTGPKGNREQFLLMQSGPG; encoded by the coding sequence GTGAAGTCTCCACCCAAGATACGTCTTGACGAACTCCTGGTCAAACGGGGTCTTGCGGAAACCCGACACCAGGCCCAGATCATGATCCGGATGGGCAAAGTGCTCACCCCCGATCGAAGGCTTGAAAAACCGGGACAGGCGGTTCCCGAAGACCTGGAGATTGTGATCGATTCGGGACCAAAATATGTGTCCCGCGGAGGATATAAGCTGGAGGGCGCCCTGCAGGATCTTCAACTCACGGTCACGGATTGGATTTGCATCGATGTCGGATCGTCCACGGGTGGATTTACCGACTGCCTTCTTCAAAAGGGTGCACAAAAAGTCTATGCAGTCGACGTGGGAAAGCATCTTCTCCATGAGCGTCTTCTTGCGGATCCGAGGGTCATTTCCGTTACGGTGAATGCGCGTCACCTTACTTCCGGTGACATTTCCGAGAAAGCAGACCTGATTACCATTGATGTGTCCTTTATCGGTATTGCCAAGCTGATACCCGCCCTCGCCCCCCTGATCCGTTCCGGCGGGTTGATCCTTTCCATGGTGAAACCGCAGTTTGAATGCGAACCCCGGCAGGCACCCAGGGGAGTGGTTCGGAACCCGGACCATATTCGACAGGCTGTGGATCGGGTTGCTCAGGCTTTTATCGAAGCCGGGTTTCACCGAAAGGGAGACACACCCTCCCGGGTCACCGGCCCGAAGGGAAATCGCGAACAGTTCCTCTTGATGCAATCAGGGCCCGGATAA
- a CDS encoding MBL fold metallo-hydrolase, producing MAVMYEADPVTYVPCRSRFGVTGFFSVDETLIDCGPSCHHRTFRDFLTENPAKRVLITHSHEDHAGNASLALSRGIIPMAHEKALPILRKGIPSPARYRKWMWGKTPPVEAQALPEVVETPHHHFIVLPTPGHSADHVCFYEPNQRWLFAGDLFLSRKLMWLGQTEEIDGMIASLARVSDLEIRTLYCAHVGPIEDGSYFLRERLTYILDLRDTVRGLASQGYSVHSIQKRLRMKDRRIRWSTLGERSAVNLIRALIASRGTVRDFPSGR from the coding sequence ATGGCGGTAATGTACGAAGCGGATCCGGTCACCTATGTTCCCTGCAGAAGTCGATTCGGTGTGACAGGATTCTTCAGTGTCGATGAAACTCTTATCGACTGCGGGCCATCCTGCCATCACAGAACCTTCAGGGACTTTCTAACCGAGAATCCGGCAAAGAGGGTCCTGATCACCCATAGCCACGAAGATCATGCCGGAAACGCCTCCCTGGCCCTGTCCCGCGGGATTATCCCCATGGCTCACGAAAAGGCTCTCCCCATCTTACGAAAGGGAATCCCTTCCCCTGCCCGGTACAGAAAGTGGATGTGGGGGAAGACGCCCCCGGTGGAGGCTCAGGCTCTTCCCGAAGTAGTGGAAACCCCTCACCACCACTTTATCGTACTCCCGACCCCGGGACACAGTGCCGATCATGTCTGTTTCTATGAACCCAATCAGCGCTGGCTTTTTGCCGGGGATCTCTTTCTTTCCCGCAAATTGATGTGGCTGGGGCAAACGGAAGAGATCGACGGGATGATCGCAAGTCTGGCCAGGGTCTCCGATCTGGAAATTCGGACGCTGTACTGTGCCCATGTCGGTCCGATCGAGGATGGAAGCTATTTTTTGCGGGAACGTCTGACCTATATTCTGGATCTCAGGGATACGGTGCGTGGCCTGGCCTCCCAGGGATACAGTGTGCATTCCATCCAGAAACGGCTGCGAATGAAGGATCGGCGGATTCGATGGTCCACCCTGGGGGAACGGTCAGCTGTGAACCTTATCCGGGCCCTGATTGCATCAAGAGGAACTGTTCGCGATTTCCCTTCGGGCCGGTGA
- the rnhB gene encoding ribonuclease HII: MNSGKISAGIDEAGRGAVMGPLVACCYATSNKSRSEFRDLGVVDSKRLTGRQRESLFPELLRRAVSIHWTFLSPPAIDGENLNALYTRHVIHLIRLSPAVRVVVDAPVPSSGLNRYRQELQAFCGDVEVEAYNGAEDRDPAVAAASICAKVVRDRVLARLAQRFGSVGSGYPSDPATVSWLKDHYDQGVEAGIVRSKWKLAWR, from the coding sequence ATGAATTCAGGCAAGATCTCTGCAGGCATTGATGAAGCCGGACGGGGTGCGGTCATGGGGCCTCTCGTAGCCTGCTGTTATGCGACCTCAAACAAATCCAGGTCAGAATTTCGTGACCTGGGGGTTGTGGATTCGAAACGGCTGACCGGGCGTCAGAGGGAATCCCTCTTTCCCGAACTTCTTCGCAGGGCGGTTTCGATTCACTGGACCTTTCTGTCTCCACCGGCCATCGACGGAGAGAACCTGAATGCTCTGTACACCCGCCACGTGATTCACCTTATCCGCTTAAGTCCGGCCGTCAGGGTCGTCGTGGATGCGCCGGTTCCCTCCTCGGGACTGAACCGGTATCGACAGGAACTGCAGGCGTTCTGTGGAGATGTGGAGGTGGAAGCCTATAACGGAGCGGAAGATCGGGATCCTGCGGTGGCTGCCGCCTCCATCTGCGCCAAGGTCGTCCGGGACCGGGTCCTCGCCAGGCTTGCCCAACGCTTCGGATCGGTGGGAAGCGGGTATCCTTCTGATCCGGCAACCGTTTCCTGGTTGAAAGACCATTATGATCAGGGTGTGGAAGCGGGAATTGTCCGGTCCAAGTGGAAGCTTGCATGGCGGTAA
- a CDS encoding replication-associated recombination protein A: MEGQGSLYGSNAPPLAERMRPQSLKELLGMDEMWKPGSMLDSALKARSLPSLVFWGPPGSGKTTLARILSKAVDLPFLAFSAVTSGVKEIRSAIETAQRMGQIVLFVDEIHRFNKSQQDAFLHAVEEGRIILMGATTENPSFELNAALLSRVRVLTLSPLSPDEIHTLIQRALSSPHGLNGSVTIEPRAADAIAGLCAGDARVALNLLEMCAQVTSSISVETVQTVARQPIPQYDKAGESHFNMISALHKAVRNSEPQASLYWLARMLTAGEDPLYIARRLMRTAVEDVGLADPHALQLAVAVQQAVHFMGMPECCLALAELAVYLSIAPKSNAIYTAYGRARQAALETSGEPVPLHIRNAPTALMKELHYGEGYRYAHDEALGVTSMNCMPDSLSEEVFYRPSLKGFESEIARLMETIERNRSLLEKE, from the coding sequence ATGGAAGGTCAGGGAAGCCTTTACGGTTCGAATGCACCTCCGCTCGCGGAACGGATGCGCCCTCAATCACTGAAAGAACTCCTGGGGATGGATGAAATGTGGAAACCGGGATCCATGCTGGACAGCGCCCTGAAGGCCCGATCTCTCCCATCCCTCGTCTTCTGGGGCCCTCCTGGAAGCGGGAAAACAACCCTTGCCCGGATCCTGTCGAAAGCTGTAGACCTTCCCTTTCTTGCCTTTTCCGCCGTCACATCAGGTGTAAAGGAAATCCGCTCGGCCATCGAAACAGCTCAACGAATGGGACAGATCGTACTCTTTGTGGATGAAATCCATCGATTCAATAAAAGCCAGCAGGACGCTTTCCTCCATGCGGTGGAAGAGGGACGGATCATACTGATGGGAGCCACAACGGAAAATCCGTCCTTCGAGCTCAACGCCGCCCTTCTTTCCCGGGTCCGTGTTCTTACTCTTTCCCCTCTGTCCCCGGACGAGATCCATACCCTTATACAGCGGGCCCTCTCCAGCCCCCACGGCCTGAACGGTTCCGTCACGATTGAACCCAGGGCAGCCGATGCCATTGCGGGGCTGTGTGCCGGTGATGCCCGGGTGGCCCTGAACCTCCTCGAAATGTGTGCACAGGTGACCTCATCGATCAGCGTCGAAACCGTGCAAACCGTTGCCCGGCAGCCCATCCCCCAGTACGACAAAGCAGGGGAAAGCCATTTCAACATGATCTCGGCCCTCCACAAGGCCGTACGGAACTCGGAGCCCCAGGCCTCTCTCTACTGGCTTGCGAGGATGCTCACCGCGGGGGAAGATCCCCTGTACATCGCAAGGCGCCTGATGCGGACCGCTGTGGAAGACGTCGGTCTTGCCGATCCGCACGCACTCCAGCTCGCCGTCGCGGTACAGCAGGCCGTCCACTTCATGGGGATGCCCGAGTGCTGCCTGGCTCTGGCCGAACTGGCGGTCTACCTGTCCATCGCACCAAAATCCAATGCGATCTATACGGCATATGGCAGGGCACGGCAGGCGGCGCTGGAAACTTCCGGAGAACCGGTTCCGCTTCACATTCGAAATGCTCCCACGGCTCTGATGAAGGAACTTCATTATGGGGAAGGCTATCGCTATGCCCATGATGAAGCTCTGGGGGTTACCTCCATGAACTGTATGCCCGACTCCTTATCCGAAGAAGTCTTTTACCGGCCGTCGCTCAAGGGGTTTGAGTCTGAAATTGCCAGGCTCATGGAAACAATTGAACGGAACCGGTCCCTTCTGGAAAAGGAGTAG
- a CDS encoding glycosyltransferase family 2 protein → MTSPLVSVIVVTLNGRHHLEHLFPSLKEQTLPADQFEIILVDNGSGDDTIRWTARHYPDVRILDLKTNTGFARANNEGAKAARGSYIALINNDTRVEPNWLQAHLDTLERKDFPAGCSSGRLLNWAGDRVDFIRGILTFDGHAFQLHQGSRSGTLEEETQSSELPFPCGGNMMIRRNVFLENGGFDENFFAYLEDVDFGWRFSLAGGTILYQPGALAYHRGSATGLELGMFKRAFLFERNAYMVAVKNMEESILQALHPAILTAFMHRMDRVLTQVPTVHRDLMVDPYARNVKPAGTLRIRSDHARNHLRAYHWIMANLRKIHDARVEVQSRRTISDHTYLEKFPLHLVPTYPGDDLLFSSPFFNALLPSRPVLVRRSLSRILAL, encoded by the coding sequence GTGACATCCCCCCTGGTCTCGGTGATCGTCGTCACGCTGAACGGCCGTCACCACCTGGAACATCTTTTCCCCTCCCTGAAAGAACAAACGCTTCCCGCGGATCAGTTTGAGATCATCCTGGTCGATAATGGTTCCGGGGACGACACCATCCGATGGACCGCCCGCCACTATCCCGATGTCCGAATTCTTGATCTGAAAACCAACACAGGTTTTGCGCGGGCCAACAACGAAGGTGCAAAGGCGGCGCGCGGGTCCTATATTGCCCTCATCAACAATGATACACGGGTCGAACCCAACTGGCTCCAGGCCCACCTGGACACCCTGGAGCGGAAGGATTTTCCGGCCGGATGTTCCAGCGGACGTCTGTTGAACTGGGCGGGGGATCGCGTCGACTTTATTCGAGGGATCCTGACCTTTGACGGCCATGCCTTTCAGCTTCACCAGGGATCTCGATCCGGCACGCTGGAGGAAGAAACTCAATCTTCCGAACTGCCCTTTCCCTGCGGCGGAAACATGATGATCCGGAGAAATGTGTTCCTGGAAAACGGCGGATTTGACGAGAATTTCTTTGCCTACCTCGAAGATGTCGATTTCGGATGGCGGTTCAGCCTTGCCGGCGGGACCATTCTCTACCAGCCCGGAGCCCTGGCCTACCACAGGGGTTCGGCGACCGGTCTGGAACTCGGGATGTTCAAACGTGCCTTCCTCTTCGAGCGGAACGCGTACATGGTTGCCGTGAAGAACATGGAGGAGTCGATCCTGCAGGCTCTCCATCCGGCCATCCTCACCGCATTCATGCACCGGATGGACCGGGTCCTGACTCAGGTTCCCACGGTCCATCGGGATCTCATGGTCGACCCCTATGCCCGAAACGTGAAACCTGCGGGAACCCTCCGCATTCGATCGGACCATGCCCGAAACCATCTCCGGGCCTATCACTGGATTATGGCCAACCTCCGGAAGATTCACGACGCACGTGTCGAAGTTCAGTCCCGGCGAACCATCAGCGATCACACTTACCTGGAAAAATTTCCCCTTCACCTCGTTCCGACCTATCCCGGGGATGACTTGCTCTTTTCCAGCCCCTTCTTCAACGCCCTTCTCCCTTCCAGGCCCGTTCTTGTCCGCAGGTCCCTTTCCCGGATCCTCGCTCTGTGA
- a CDS encoding glycosyltransferase, giving the protein MTLSLSIVIPTYNRLDALKKVLESLRTQSLAHDRFEVILVDDGSTDGTGDWITRADFPFAFTYRKQANAGPARARNVGIHLAGAPRIAFFGDDTTLERDCLSIHAGEFEPVEGLAVLGFTDWPRDMNVTPFMDYINRFGLQFGYDIIPDPENVPFNFFYTSNVSLPSQPIRNANGFDESFPFAAWEDIECAYRMMQSGLKMVYRPKAVCRHHHPTTMKSFTVRQYKSGIAAATMAERHPELADFVGLPLARVTGQKRPVRLRIQERICRLLERQGWFRPNRWYRAIMENHYLRGLSAALQSRDGKG; this is encoded by the coding sequence GTGACCCTCTCCCTCTCCATTGTCATTCCCACCTACAACCGCCTGGACGCACTGAAAAAGGTCCTGGAATCCCTCAGGACACAGTCCCTGGCCCACGATCGCTTTGAAGTCATCCTAGTGGACGACGGGTCCACGGATGGAACCGGGGACTGGATCACCCGGGCGGACTTTCCCTTCGCCTTCACCTATCGCAAGCAGGCCAACGCCGGTCCGGCCAGGGCCCGGAATGTCGGCATCCACCTGGCCGGGGCGCCCCGGATTGCCTTCTTTGGCGACGATACAACCCTGGAGCGGGACTGTCTGTCTATTCACGCGGGAGAATTCGAACCGGTTGAAGGCCTCGCCGTCCTGGGCTTCACCGACTGGCCCCGGGATATGAACGTAACTCCCTTCATGGATTACATCAATCGGTTCGGCCTGCAGTTCGGATACGACATCATTCCTGACCCAGAAAACGTACCCTTTAATTTCTTTTACACCTCCAACGTATCCCTCCCGTCTCAACCGATCCGGAATGCGAACGGGTTTGATGAATCCTTCCCCTTCGCCGCCTGGGAAGACATCGAGTGCGCCTACCGGATGATGCAGTCAGGTCTGAAGATGGTCTATCGGCCGAAGGCCGTCTGCCGTCACCACCATCCCACCACGATGAAGTCCTTTACCGTCCGCCAGTATAAGAGCGGGATTGCCGCCGCCACGATGGCGGAGCGCCACCCGGAGCTTGCCGACTTCGTGGGACTGCCTCTTGCCCGGGTGACGGGGCAGAAACGTCCGGTCAGATTGCGGATCCAGGAGAGGATCTGCCGCCTCCTGGAGCGCCAGGGGTGGTTCCGACCCAACCGGTGGTACCGGGCGATCATGGAGAACCACTACCTCCGCGGCCTCTCCGCTGCATTGCAGTCGAGGGATGGGAAAGGATGA